In Tenrec ecaudatus isolate mTenEca1 chromosome 5, mTenEca1.hap1, whole genome shotgun sequence, the following are encoded in one genomic region:
- the CEBPD gene encoding CCAAT/enhancer-binding protein delta, with protein sequence MSAALFSLDGPVRGAPWPAEPAAFYEAGRSGKPGRGAEQGSLAELGAAAPAMYDDESAIDFSAYIDSMAAVPTLELCHDELFADLFNSNHKAGAAAAAAGGVDLLPGGPARLSGAAARPLKREPDWGDGDAPASLLPAQVAACAQTVVSLAAAAQPTPPASPEPPRGSPGPPGPARDKGAGKRGPDRGSPEYRQRRERNNIAVRKSRDKAKRRNQEMQQKLVELSAENEKLQRRVEQLTRDLSGLRQFFKQLPGSPFLAAADGR encoded by the coding sequence ATGAGCGCCGCGCTCTTCAGCCTGGACGGCCCGGTTCGCGGCGCGCCCTGGCCCGCCGAGCCCGCGGCGTTCTACGAGGCGGGCCGCTCGGGCAAGCCGGGCCGCGGCGCGGAGCAGGGGAGCCTGGCCGAGTTGGGCGCCGCCGCGCCCGCCATGTACGACGACGAGAGCGCCATCGACTTCAGCGCCTACATCGACTCCATGGCGGCCGTGCCCACGCTGGAGCTGTGCCACGACGAGCTCTTCGCCGACCTCTTCAACAGCAACCACAAGGCGGGCGCCGCGGCGGCGGCCGCGGGCGGCGTGGACCTGTTGCCCGGCGGCCCCGCGCGCCTCTCGGGCGCGGCCGCGCGCCCCCTCAAGCGGGAGCCCGACTGGGGCGACGGCGACGCGCCCGCGTCGCTCTTGCCCGCGCAGGTGGCCGCGTGCGCGCAGACGGTGGTGAGCCTGGCGGCGGCCGCGCAGCCCACCCCGCCCGCGTCCCCGGAGCCGCCGCGCGGGAGCCCCGGGCCGCCGGGGCCGGCGCGCGACAAGGGCGCGGGAAAGCGCGGCCCGGACCGCGGCAGCCCGGAGTACCGGCAGCGGCGCGAACGCAACAACATCGCCGTGCGCAAGAGCCGCGACAAGGCCAAGCGGCGCAACCAGGAGATGCAGCAGAAGCTGGTGGAGCTGTCGGCCGAGAACGAGAAGCTGCAGCGGCGCGTGGAGCAGCTCACGCGGGACCTGAGCGGCCTGCGGCAGTTCTTCAAGCAGCTGCCCGGCTCGCCCTTCCTCGCGGCCGCCGACGGCCGGTGA